CTTGCTCACTACCAACAGGAAAGCGGGCGTATTCCAGACTTTGGGTATACAGAAGCGCTCTGTATGCTCCAGCTGGCTGCACGAACGCAGCGTCTAGCTTGTATCTGCATGACTCTTATCCAAAATAATCTTATCTCGGCTGTTTGCGGCATCCCTGCCGGCTCACTAAGCGGCCCTGATCGAGTACGAAAGGCCAGAGATCCTTTCTCATGGATAGAGGAGTACCGTGTGTACTGCTCCCTATGGCATCTCCAGCACTATTCCTACCTCCGCAAGGCAGCAACAGAGCGTTGGTGCTGGGACGAAGCATCAATGAGGGATCTAGATACATACAATGTCTGGAACGGGATAGTCGATCGTCGGGAAATCGAAAAATTCTGGACCGTCGCCGCTCTTCTTTCAGACCTGGGTCTGAATCCAACATACGGACATTATCCCTTTCAGCGCGAGAAGAAATTACTGGCACAGGACCCAGAGGGCGAGGAATCCTCACGCGCAGCCTGGACATTTTCCCAGACAACACCGCCGCCTTTCTTTTTATCATTTGATCTGCCTCCATCACAAtatctcagcaatggcaatgatAATCGTCCGCCTTTCTGGAAcccaccgccgcctccgccaaAAGCTGGCGCCACAGATGCCTGGCATCTCACGCCGCAGTAT
This region of Aspergillus puulaauensis MK2 DNA, chromosome 5, nearly complete sequence genomic DNA includes:
- a CDS encoding uncharacterized protein (COG:S;~EggNog:ENOG410Q078), with translation MDPFTRLPPELITQIIVYIADFSAVESFVSASPQAHAIFQAQPSIVRDLIQSDPITALPEIQKLCYNIGLIQNDLAQCPSLAHYQQESGRIPDFGYTEALCMLQLAARTQRLACICMTLIQNNLISAVCGIPAGSLSGPDRVRKARDPFSWIEEYRVYCSLWHLQHYSYLRKAATERWCWDEASMRDLDTYNVWNGIVDRREIEKFWTVAALLSDLGLNPTYGHYPFQREKKLLAQDPEGEESSRAAWTFSQTTPPPFFLSFDLPPSQYLSNGNDNRPPFWNPPPPPPKAGATDAWHLTPQYRSWHPLQVSLFQQASTAVSIGRKPSSHSLVNLKPWRRLGMIIWDEWRMYSLGLYELPRMEAVPTPDGGLLDAPQTNLRGLQISSVDYVSRWLALIGE